One window of Papaver somniferum cultivar HN1 chromosome 9, ASM357369v1, whole genome shotgun sequence genomic DNA carries:
- the LOC113311290 gene encoding uncharacterized protein LOC113311290 — translation MSTNLKLAKFMEDINPNCPSNCNVVESIEHMFFCPFAKEVWAAEPYPVNLQFHSSITFLDICKDWIGKKNPIIPVEIALTKAWFIWKERSNLVFENKQRTSVQLGTEIQRYIKFWYKDHPLLNQVKRRRDKNITWNPPKRSQLKLNIDTNWISANLPAGFSLIFRKDAGILEQGRVRAFTASTPEEAVALELLQGAKWATKIELSNFSIEGDCKNLFDYLNGKESFLE, via the coding sequence ATGTCAACAAATCTTAAGTTAGCAAAATTCATGGAAGACATTAATCCCAATTGTCCTTCAAACTGTAATGTTGTAGAATCTATAGAACATATGTTTTTTTGTCCCTTTGCCAAAGAGGTTTGGGCAGCTGAACCATACCCAGTGAATCTTCAATTTCACAGTTCTATAACTTTCTTAGACATTTGTAAGGACTGGATAGGTAAAAAGAACCCTATTATACCTGTAGAAATTGCTTTGACAAAAGCATGGTTCATATGGAAGGAGAGATCTAAtctagtttttgaaaacaaacaaCGGACAAGTGTTCAATTGGGTACTGAAATTCAAAGATACATAAAATTCTGGTACAAGGATCATCCCTTACTAAATCAAGTAAAAAGACGAAGAGATAAGAATATTACCTGGAATCCTCCTAAGAGATCTCAGCTGAAATTAAATATTGATACAAATTGGATCTCTGCCAATTTGCCAGCAGGTTTCTCTTTAATCTTTAGAAAAGATGCAGGAATTCTTGAACAAGGAAGAGTAAGAGCATTCACAGCCTCTACCCCTGAAGAAGCGGTAGCCCTAGAACTGTTGCAGGGAGCTAAATGGGCGACAAAAATTGAATTGTCCAACTTTTCAATAGAAGGAGACTGCAAGAACCTTTTTGATTACCTTAATGGAAAAGAATCTTTTTTAGAATGA